A section of the Vibrio vulnificus CMCP6 genome encodes:
- a CDS encoding CNNM domain-containing protein yields the protein MLLLTIYISIAIGVSFICSVLEAVLLSISPSYIAQLRQQGHPAAAQLTKLKADIDRPLASILTLNTIAHTIGAATAGAQAAVVFGSEWLGVFSGVLTLGILVLSEIVPKTIGATYWRQLAPSAASTLRWMVWALTPFVWFSEQITKRLARNQETPKMRDELSAMAILARESGEFAEGESKILSNLLGIQDVPVTQVMTPRPVVFRVEATMTINEFLAQHKETPFSRPLVYSEQKDNIIGFVHRLELFKLQQSGAGEKQLGSVMRPIHVIMNTLALPKAFDQMMAKRLQLSIVVDEYGTVLGLVTLEDIFEYLLGEEIIDEADKSQDMQELAYQRWERWKNKHGMIESRDDDEDEGSNDKTKS from the coding sequence ATGCTACTGCTTACTATCTATATTTCGATTGCTATTGGTGTTTCCTTTATTTGTTCGGTGCTAGAAGCCGTCTTGCTCAGCATCAGTCCGAGTTACATCGCCCAGCTCAGACAACAAGGGCACCCAGCTGCGGCACAACTGACGAAACTCAAAGCGGATATCGATCGCCCACTGGCTTCCATCCTGACGCTGAACACCATCGCTCACACCATTGGTGCTGCGACAGCGGGTGCGCAAGCGGCAGTGGTTTTCGGCAGCGAATGGTTGGGGGTATTCTCTGGTGTCCTAACGCTCGGTATTCTTGTGCTTTCGGAAATCGTCCCTAAAACCATTGGAGCCACTTACTGGCGACAACTGGCGCCTTCAGCCGCCAGCACCTTGCGTTGGATGGTCTGGGCCCTAACACCCTTTGTCTGGTTCTCTGAGCAAATCACCAAGCGTCTTGCTCGCAATCAAGAAACCCCAAAAATGCGCGATGAGCTGTCAGCCATGGCGATTTTGGCGCGTGAAAGCGGCGAGTTTGCCGAGGGTGAGTCTAAAATTCTGAGTAACTTGCTCGGCATTCAAGATGTGCCAGTAACACAGGTGATGACGCCTCGACCCGTGGTCTTTCGCGTTGAAGCAACCATGACCATCAACGAATTTTTGGCACAACACAAGGAAACGCCTTTCTCACGCCCACTGGTTTACAGCGAGCAGAAAGACAACATCATTGGTTTTGTCCACCGCTTAGAGCTATTCAAACTGCAGCAATCTGGGGCAGGAGAGAAACAACTGGGTTCCGTGATGCGCCCTATTCACGTCATCATGAACACGCTTGCTTTGCCTAAAGCGTTTGATCAAATGATGGCAAAACGCTTGCAACTTTCTATCGTGGTTGACGAGTATGGCACCGTGCTCGGCCTCGTCACCTTAGAAGATATTTTTGAATATCTACTCGGGGAAGAGATCATCGACGAAGCTGACAAGAGCCAAGACATGCAAGAACTGGCTTACCAACGTTGGGAACGCTGGAAA
- the hupA gene encoding nucleoid-associated protein HU-alpha, with the protein MNKTQLIDFIAEKADLSKAQAKAALEATLNGVTDALKEGDQVQLIGFGTFKVNHRAARTGRNPKTGDEIQIAAANVPAFVAGKALKESVN; encoded by the coding sequence ATGAACAAGACCCAATTAATCGACTTTATCGCAGAGAAAGCAGACCTATCTAAAGCACAAGCGAAAGCTGCTCTTGAAGCTACTCTTAACGGTGTGACTGACGCACTAAAAGAGGGTGACCAGGTTCAACTAATTGGTTTTGGTACATTCAAAGTAAACCACCGCGCAGCACGTACTGGCCGTAACCCTAAAACGGGTGATGAGATCCAAATCGCTGCAGCAAACGTTCCTGCATTCGTAGCAGGTAAAGCACTGAAAGAATCAGTAAACTAA